AACTCATATAATCCGGGGTGGAGAAATCATTCTAACTTTTCCTGGagaaataatcaaggccaacaacaaCCGTTTCAACCACGGTATCATCGGCCTATGACTCAGCACCACCACAAGCATCAACCTCCCAGCAACCTAGGTCGCCAAATCCTACAGAACAGCCTAGTGAATTACAGGCTGCCCTATTGactctcaccaacactcaaactcaGTTTATGACTGAAACTAGATCCTCCATCAGAAATTTGGAGATGCAAGTGGGGCAGTTAGCCAATATGTTGAATACTAGGCCTCAAGGGAATTTTCCTAGCAATACTGTGGTAAATCCTAAGGAGCAATGTCAAGCTATCATCTTGAGGAGCGGGAAAGATATTGAGGGTCCTTCTCTTAAGGGGGCTCAAGAAAAAAATGTTGTAGAAGAGGAGAGTTGTGAAAAAGTTGAGCCCCAAGTGGAGGAAAAGGTTACTGAAGGCCTTGCAACCAAGGAGAAGTTTCAACTGGTAGTTGTTGATTCTAATGTCAAAATTCCATATCCACAACGACTACGGAAGAATTCCCTTGACAAACAATTCTCAAAGTTTCTCGATGTGTTTAAAAAGCTTCACATTAACATCCCATTTGCTGAGGCTTTGGAGCAAATGCCGagttatgtgaaattcatgaaggagattctatccaagaagaggaagatggaggattatgagacggtggcgctcactgaagagtgcagcgccaTTCTACAAAGGAAGCTTCCTCAGAAATtgagagatcctgggagtttcacaataccctgcactattgggaattttgagagcatgaatgctctatgtgatttgggggcgagcATTAATCTAATGCCGCTTTCTGTTTTCAGAAGATTGAAGCTTGGGGAAGCAAGACCTACAACAGTGACTCTTCAGTTGGCAGACAGATCAATAGCACATCCtcggggtattattgaagatgttctaTTAAAAGTGGACAAGTTCATCTTCCCAGCAAACTTTATTgtacttgatatggaggaggatgccaACGTCTCAATCAttcttggaaggccattcttagCCACAGGACGAGCTTTAATCGACGTACAAAAAGGGGAGTTGAAGCTGTGAGTGCAAAACGAAGAGGTAACATTTGATGTTTTTGCAGCAACTGatattccaacttgttgtagggTGGATGCGGTATGTAGTGGGGGCAGTAATttggaaaccaccaagagaaaaaccAATGCTAAAATTGGTAGTCGAGCAGTTCGTAATTGTTTGAAACAGTTCTATAGTGGAAAGGCTCGAAGGTTACACGAGCGGTGGAAGGCTCTGACAATTAGCAACGCCCAAAGATGAGTTTTTGCTTATGACACTATGGCTCTAAAGGATGTAAGGGGTGGACTTGACCCGAGTTGAAGTTCAATGAAGGAAGTGAGTGTCCAGCTGGAGACGTTAAATAAAGTgccattgggaggcatcccaagttcatttaaatttatttaagttcgttaagtttttaagttatttcAGTTGAgacaatttttatgttttttagtaatttttttgtctaattttaattttcttgtaAATATTGTTGATTCTGAAATCGTGAAATACGTGAAAAAAATCGAAAAAAAACGCGCAGAACCAATATGCCTACAACCAAGCCTTCACCACTCATTTTGGCATTGACACTAGTGGATTTCCACCATATCCACAACCACCCAATTTTGCGTATCCTCCACCTGAGAGGGATGACAAGGCAGGACCTTCATCATGAGTCGAGTGaggtaagtttcctttccttagctttcatttaaacattggggacaatgtttttgTTAAGTTTGGGGAAGAGGGATTTATGTTAGTTATTTGTGTCAGGTTAGTTGAGTCAAGTTTCTGTTTAGTTTGGTGTTTTGTTAAATTGTGTTTGGTTTTGTGTGTTAATTGTGTTGTGTGCTAGGGTATCTAGAGAGTGTGTTGAATCAAGATAACAATGATTAGCCGATGAGAATACGTGAATGGCTTGTAATATAATTCGAGAAAACTATatttgattgtaaaaaaaaatccgtGTGCTTGGTTTGATCACTTCTTTGGATTACTTTAATTCATTGTAAAACtgaatatttgatcatgattggtaaattcttgcatttaaataaatttacacttgctgaattttgaatgtggaaagaatgtatgaacaattctagaacttgcttgcttactatttgaggcgaaatcatagacAATGCTTGTTTAAGAAAATGATTTAGGCGATTTTTTTGGAacatttgagcctttcaagctatccttgattaatttatccttagttaccctttttcgagcctaaaagtataactttttattgttaaccacttattttgagcctaattgaacacttaattatttttttcattccCTTGatttataccatgagcatataaacGTATAAATGGGGATTGAATTGTATTGGGTGTTATTGTTTGATTTGGTTGtgacaatagaaaaataaaaggaaagattgagaggaaaattcggaaaaaaagaaaaaagagattgaaaataAATTACACCTTCTTATGTTTGTTCACATTGAAAAACATAAGTTTGGGGAAGTGTagttgaagaaaagaaaaagaaagaaatgagaaagaaaaaaaagatacaCTTAGTGTGAATTCTTCTCAATCTTGGGAAATAAAGGGAAATTTAGGGTTGTTTGGATTACAATGTGGATATCAAGTTTGGGTTGTTTGGAttatgtgcttatggtatatatgagcctaaatgactattttatctaccgttacctaagcctctcaatacaagctttaaaagaccttttgattcttgaacatgcattgatttatattagtggagaaaaataagttagcaagcatatggaaatttgggatttgatggattgatggtgagagttcagcatgtgtaaattattttaaatatgtgTTATTTACTGTTCATGATTGAGTAGACAAAAATGATCAATGGGTTAGGGTGAATTGAAGAAGTGGTTGGATTGAAAATCTGGATtacttgtcaaaaaaaaaaaaaaaaaaattatatatgcttgtccttcattaattttgaggcttaaaaattgtggttatcttgattcatttgtaTGGTATctgtatttatttgtttattttatcttGAGTCTTGTTTTCTTTGCTCGAGGGCCAACAAATgttaagtttggggaagtttgataaatgagttttagactcatttatctatgtgtttttctggtaaagtattaggtgtttgttttgttttgttctattttacgctgatttttgtatgttttcaggtgtcgaagggcttagacttaggtgtggaaacatggtggaaaaatcgacaaaatgacaaaaattggtggaaaacaATGTTTCGGAGCACTTCTTGCGACTGCAGGAAGTGTGTCTTGCGGCCGCAACTCCAGAGAAGTTTTTgcatttctagagcattcctgcGACCACAATAATGACATCCTGCAACCACAGGATATGTCTACAAATGAGAAAAATGCAGATTTTTAATTAAGGGTGTTTTGGTCCTTTCATGTTTAAAAAATCGCTAATTAGGTTTAAATTACGATTAAGAGAAAATGAGGCACTTTTTGCAGACTTAGACTGGGAGAGGAGGCTGAGGAGTGGATCTATCATTtagagttttttttcttcttctcttcttattttttagtttatgttaatttcaggtttatggatttcttagtgATGTTTATGAATTAAattctgtttaggttttctaattgactctcttgaaactctgttatgatttaatgcatttatctatttcttcttcatctaaaatctattcaatttgtgtttattgtgtatgtacTTGACTGCGCATCTTTTACATATGATTTataaatttgaatcaaaatctgaaaagtgagatttgaatatgctaaaattgaatagacatagatttcaatttagaacgagagtatcaaattggtttatgtgatttagggctgtattcattgcttcctattgtttgaattgaccatagaaatatagggaattcacattaggtcgagttttctatctcTTAACttgaatagttaacacttttgcatgctTATCATTTCAGTGAGCAGAGTTTCAATAGTAATtgaattaaagaataatagagtggatagtagagaagattaggattcctaattgtttcatattgaatttaatccttgtgttctttttattatttgatttctgaaattttcatttatttatgttttcttattttcaaatttcacaaatttagttttcattagccaaatagaaactagaaattaattatttggtaattgataaatcagtcttcaTGGGACGATACTTGTTCTTAtcgagatttattacaaattgcgattacgtatacttgcgtagctttaattttcgcaacaattattaaagcaattttattttaattaattattaaatcaaattaatataatattaactataaattaatttattttttttaaatggagaCTTCTCAATGTGAAAGCCTTCCATTAGGAGAGGGGAGCAATTTCCACGTCTCCTAATAAGAAAGGTTGAAAGTCTACGTTTTTTTACACTTTTTACCTCTTTCATTgactctcccattgggagacgtgacaTATGCACTTACAATGTCTGTACATACGATGTCTTCCCCAGCGGAAGACATAATAGACTATTAATATGTccaaaataaagtcataaaaaCCTTATATTATTTTAGTGAACAACAAAGGGTGAAAAATGATGAGCACCCAGAAGATAACAAACAATGAATGAAAACCAAATACTCAAATAGTGTGGGGGATGCACTGCACTGCGAAAATCCAAAAGGCAGATGTTTGTCCTACTTAGGGAACCTTAAGCACAGCACAGCTAGAGCTCAGGCTTCAAAATGTGTGCTCATACATTCTATAACGCATAAAAGCTAGtaaacaacttcaaaagggctatTCTTGTTTGAAAAGTAAATTTACAAAAGCATATTAGAATAATTAAGTTTCAAAGAGTCCCAAGACCTTTTCATGTCACCAATTACCTTCTCTGCCTGTTCTTTCTTAGGCACACAAGACTTCTCATGATCCTGTTCGGCATTGTCCAATGTCTGCTTTGAGGTTGCTGCTCGACCAGCCAAATCTTCAAGCATCTTACTGAGACGTGCCTTCTTTGCCTTCCTTTCGGTCAGCTGTCTTTCGAGCTCAGCTATTTCATGATCAACAACCTCCCCTTGAGTCCTTATTGGCAAAAAGTCAGAAGATAATAATTGCTTCATATCTGTTTTAAGATCTTCTATTGTCTTTTCCTTCTCTTGGACCTCTCTTAAGTCTTTTTTTGCTACTTCATATTGCTCACAACTTTGAACAAAGTTAGCAATAAACGTTGTCATCTCATCTACCGTGTTCTCGGGAAAGGCATTGCTATTTAGCAAGATCGAAAGTAATTTCTTGAGCTCGAAATCTCTACCCAATTGGATGACGTTATCAAGATCAATATCCAGGCATTGTTTTAAGATAGTTTTTGCATGGGTAATCTCCTCAGCGGTCCATGAATTAGGGCGGGCGCTGCCTATAAAGTTGTTCGACTTACAACTCTTTCCTTCCAATTGATTTTGAATGTCAAAAAACAAAGTGTCGTATTTAGAAAAAATAGTAGTTTTTTCTGGCTCTACCAAAGTTGACTTCTGAAGCAATGTAATAAAAATAATGATAGTCAGTGTAAACAGTAAAATATACgtacatatataaaaaatgtgtatctaTACTCGACTAAGCAAAATCACCTGATCAgctttttcatttttcttttgatattCTTCTTCAATTTCTACTTCCTCGTCTTCTGCTTCATcgttgtcttcttcttcttcttcagtatTGAACCTTACCTACAATTAATGTAATATTCCGAAAGCACAACAATACTTAATTATTTCTTTACAACAAAATGaattcaaaaagaaaagtttaaaTTTTAGGTGATATAATTAAGTTCAATGTACAAGAACTAGTTTCAAAAAGGACACCTCTGCTTCGACTGTGCTAACGTCTTTCACAAGAAAACCTTTGCTACGATTATTGAACATAAACCATAATTAAGGATCTAGACTGAAATATATTATGCAGCAAATAGTACTAATTACTCAGAGATGTCTCATTAAATTTGCTAGCACACAAGATTGTAcagtaataattaaaatataactttaacaataacatgaaaattttgaaaatttgaactATTGGCAGTTTGGCACCCATATATAGTGTGACAGATACTCATCAGCTACCTTTTGTGTTCTTTAAAAACGAA
This genomic interval from Humulus lupulus chromosome 8, drHumLupu1.1, whole genome shotgun sequence contains the following:
- the LOC133793861 gene encoding uncharacterized protein LOC133793861; this translates as MVRFNTEEEEEDNDEAEDEEVEIEEEYQKKNEKADQKSTLVEPEKTTIFSKYDTLFFDIQNQLEGKSCKSNNFIGSARPNSWTAEEITHAKTILKQCLDIDLDNVIQLGRDFELKKLLSILLNSNAFPENTVDEMTTFIANFVQSCEQYEVAKKDLREVQEKEKTIEDLKTDMKQLLSSDFLPIRTQGEVVDHEIAELERQLTERKAKKARLSKMLEDLAGRAATSKQTLDNAEQDHEKSCVPKKEQAEKVIGDMKRSWDSLKLNYSNMLL